In the Commensalibacter melissae genome, GTTTTTTACAGATAGGACAATGTAACGCAGGTTTATTCATAAGAAAAATCCCATTCTTGAGGTTTAAATGTTAAATCCGCTTTTAGTTGTAGCGATATAGAACATCGTCGTTCAAAATCTTTAATGGCATATTCATCCTTTAGTAATGCCTGATATAAATGGGGGTGAAGTTTCAATTTTAAAAGATGATAACGGTAATGGTGATTGACTGAATTGAATTCCAGCATGACCTTCGCAAGGATCTTAACAGCTTTTCCGTGATCCGAGGTTAACAGTTCATGAAGGGGTGGGCGTTTTCTCATTCGAACGATTTCGGCCAATCCCAGGTGCGTAAATCCCAATAATCGGGGGGATAATGGATCATTGGCCAATGCGTCATTGATGTCCTGTTGTAATAAACGTCTTTTTTTGATTGGCAGACCTATTAGATCAATAAAAATTGCACCTGATAGATTACGCAATTTTATTTGATGCAATAATGGTGGCAAAGCGATTCGGTTTGCGTCAAATTGCGCCTTTATTTTTGTTTGATTTTCTTGGCTATGGCTTACACTATCCATATCAATAGCGACGAGAGCCGGGGTCGGGGTAATTGATGCTTGAATTCCTTTTGGTAATTTAACGGATGATTCCATTAATGTCTCAATCTGTTCCGATATAATGCTTGGACAGGAGGTCTGCGCAATTTGAACGCGATTATGCAACGAACTCGGTATGATATGAATAAGGTGCGGATCATCAATTATGATTGGTAAATTTTCCCAAAATCTTGAAAGATCTTCTAAAGGAGACGGTCCTTGTTGGATCAGATGTGTTTCAGTGCTTTTCTGGATATTGATAGATAGGTTTTTGGTATCCAAACGTACATTTTTTCCATTCTGGGCACTTCGTGAGACTTTGACAATTATTTTATCGCCATTGTGCAGATTTTTGGCACCTGCATTATCAGGCAAAAAACCGGATATGTTTTTACCCAGAAGAATAAAGGCTCCACCTAATGCAGGTAAATGGGCGGTAACCCGACCATAGTAAATGTCCCCGAAACCATCAGGAAATCCAGGATACCATAAGGCATAATCTAAGAGAGTGTCATGATGGGTAACGGCAATATGTATTAGACCAGGCGCTGAAATAACCCAGATTTGAGGCATCAGGGGATTAATCCTTGACCGCGTATAAGCTGGGCCGTCTCAAATAATGGAAGACCGACAACATTACTGTAGCTCCCATTTATGGATTTGATAAAACTGGCGGCATAACCCTGAATGGCATAGGATCCAGCCTTGTCTTTCCATTCATCGGTTTCTAAATAAGAAAAGAGTTGTTTATCAGTCAATCGTGAAAAATGCACGATAGTACAGACAAGACGTGAGGAGATCCGTTGTGTCTTTGCATTATACAATATAACAGCTGTATAAACTCTATGTCTTCGACCAGACAGTAAACGTAATTGTTTTTCCGCGATTTTTACATCTTTCGTTTTATTTAAAATACGTCGTCCTGCTGCCGCAACCGTATCAGCGGCTAAAATCATGGGTGATTCAAGAGAGAGTTCCCTGCCAGCCGATAGTTTTTCCTGTGCAAGGCGCTGAACATATTGTCTGGGCAATTCTTTTTTTTGGGGCGTTTCATTAATTCGAGGATGAACGATTTTTTCAGGATTAATGCCGATTTGTTCAAGCAGTTGTAAACGTCTTGGTGATGCGGAGGCCAGTGTAATTGGAAAATCAGAATTTTCCAGCAAGAAAGAGGAATGATGCATTATTATTTAAAGCGGAACGTGATGCGACCTTTGGTTAAATCATAAGGGGTCATTTCAACGCTTACGCGATCACCCGCCAAAACACGAATACGGTTCTTGCGCATTTTACCGCTGGTGTGGGCCAAAATAACATGTTCATTATCCAATTTTACACGAAACATTGCGTTCGGCAAAAGTTCAGTAACAGTTCCGTTGAATTCGATCATATCTTCTTTAGACATTTTTAGTATATATATCCTTCAAGTTAAAACAATTAATTTTGTTCTTACCATAACGATGAATATTGAAAAATGTCCAGTTTTATTTATGTAAACTGTCCAAACGGGAGGAAATACTTAAAGCATGTGCGGTTAAACCCTCAGTTTTTGCTATCGCCACTGCAGCAGGTCCCACTTTTTCAATACCCTTTTCATCGCTTTTAAGGAAAGTCGTTCGTTTAAGAAAATTAAAAACCGATAATCCGGATGAAAAACGTGCAGTACGACTGGTTGGCAAAACATGATTGGGACCGCCAACATAATCTCCAATTGCCTCAGGACACCATTTTCCAATGAATATTGTGCCGGCATGTTTGATTTTGCTGAATAGGTCATCTGGATTTTCAAGCATGAGCTCCAGATGTTCAGGGGCAATCCGGTTGATAAGAGGAATGG is a window encoding:
- the infA gene encoding translation initiation factor IF-1; the encoded protein is MSKEDMIEFNGTVTELLPNAMFRVKLDNEHVILAHTSGKMRKNRIRVLAGDRVSVEMTPYDLTKGRITFRFK
- a CDS encoding Maf family protein; this encodes MHHSSFLLENSDFPITLASASPRRLQLLEQIGINPEKIVHPRINETPQKKELPRQYVQRLAQEKLSAGRELSLESPMILAADTVAAAGRRILNKTKDVKIAEKQLRLLSGRRHRVYTAVILYNAKTQRISSRLVCTIVHFSRLTDKQLFSYLETDEWKDKAGSYAIQGYAASFIKSINGSYSNVVGLPLFETAQLIRGQGLIP
- a CDS encoding ribonuclease E/G, which gives rise to MPQIWVISAPGLIHIAVTHHDTLLDYALWYPGFPDGFGDIYYGRVTAHLPALGGAFILLGKNISGFLPDNAGAKNLHNGDKIIVKVSRSAQNGKNVRLDTKNLSINIQKSTETHLIQQGPSPLEDLSRFWENLPIIIDDPHLIHIIPSSLHNRVQIAQTSCPSIISEQIETLMESSVKLPKGIQASITPTPALVAIDMDSVSHSQENQTKIKAQFDANRIALPPLLHQIKLRNLSGAIFIDLIGLPIKKRRLLQQDINDALANDPLSPRLLGFTHLGLAEIVRMRKRPPLHELLTSDHGKAVKILAKVMLEFNSVNHHYRYHLLKLKLHPHLYQALLKDEYAIKDFERRCSISLQLKADLTFKPQEWDFSYE